In Desulforhopalus sp., a single genomic region encodes these proteins:
- a CDS encoding RNA polymerase factor sigma-32, with translation MNKDTLIDPEIDIDPLEDPDLETEVDGIDEAYDNSLVAVSDEENLPALSNPALHRYLQEISQYELLTREETDELAIRFREQGDQDAAYRLVSSNLRLVVKVAMDFQKYWMQNFMDLIQEGNVGLVQATKKFDPYRGVKFSYYAAYWIRAYVLKFIMDNWRLVKIGTTQAQRKLFFSLNKERKLLEGQGFNPEPKLLAERLNVKEREVVEMGQRMDNWDVSLESPVRSDSEDEQKNFLPSEGPGIESMVAGKEIKVKLSELIEVLKEKLNDKEKMILEHRLLTDEPLTLQNIADRFEISRERVRQIEVNLLKKMKKYLEAEMPDIVDYFDGEKIVINSRP, from the coding sequence ATGAATAAAGATACCCTTATAGACCCTGAAATAGATATCGATCCTTTAGAGGATCCAGATTTAGAAACCGAAGTCGATGGTATCGACGAGGCCTACGACAATTCGCTTGTTGCAGTTTCCGATGAGGAAAATCTTCCGGCTCTCAGTAATCCAGCTTTACATCGTTATCTTCAGGAAATCAGCCAATATGAGTTGTTGACTCGGGAAGAAACCGACGAATTGGCGATACGATTTCGCGAACAGGGGGATCAAGACGCTGCCTATCGGCTGGTGAGTTCCAATTTGCGTTTGGTTGTAAAAGTTGCCATGGATTTCCAAAAGTATTGGATGCAAAATTTCATGGATTTGATCCAGGAGGGCAATGTCGGTTTGGTGCAGGCTACAAAGAAATTTGATCCGTATCGAGGAGTCAAATTTTCCTATTATGCTGCCTACTGGATTCGAGCGTATGTCTTGAAGTTTATTATGGACAACTGGCGCCTTGTTAAAATCGGTACGACTCAGGCTCAACGCAAATTGTTTTTTAGTCTCAATAAAGAAAGAAAGCTGCTCGAAGGTCAGGGTTTTAATCCGGAACCAAAATTGCTGGCGGAGCGCTTGAATGTTAAAGAGCGCGAAGTTGTGGAGATGGGGCAGCGCATGGATAACTGGGATGTTTCTCTTGAAAGCCCGGTAAGATCTGATTCTGAAGATGAACAGAAAAACTTTCTTCCCAGTGAGGGACCAGGTATTGAATCAATGGTCGCCGGGAAAGAGATCAAAGTTAAGTTGTCAGAACTTATAGAAGTTCTTAAAGAGAAGCTCAACGATAAGGAAAAGATGATCCTTGAACATCGTTTACTGACAGATGAGCCATTGACTCTACAAAATATTGCTGATCGTTTTGAAATATCTCGGGAACGAGTTCGACAAATAGAAGTGAATCTGCTTAAGAAAATGAAAAAGTATCTTGAGGCTGAAATGCCTGATATTGTTGATTATTTTGATGGAGAGAAGATTGTAATTAATTCAAGGCCCTGA
- the lepA gene encoding translation elongation factor 4 encodes MNNIRNFSIIAHIDHGKSTLADRMIQFCNLVSDREFKDQLLDNMEIERERGITIKSQTICLPYTAKDGQEYYLNLVDTPGHVDFSYEVSRALSSCEGALLLIDAAQGVEAQTLANLYLAMENDLEIIPVINKIDLPSAEPEKIALQIEEDLGLDSELVQFCSAKLGTGIPQLFETIVTKLPAPKGDANAPLQALIFDANYDSFRGTLISVRIINGTVKTGDVIRFMANGREYKVDEVGFFKLHKEPQKQLSAGQVGYILAGIKTVQDTRPGDTITLRDAPASAPLPGFKEVQQVVFSSIYPIDTDEYEDLATALEKLKLNDAALIFEKDSSAALGFGFRCGFLGLLHLEVIQERLEREFDISLILTVPSVQYIFHLADGSIKHVDNPAHFPDPSHIAKVEEPFIKATILIPEKYMGVVMTLCMDRRGENTSFHYPTPGRIELQCELPLAEVIYDFYDRLKSLTQGYGSFNYDMLDYRKSDLVKLDILVNGEIVDALSQLVHRTNSRARGLHACEMLKEEIPRQMFKIAIQAAIGGNIIARTTVSALRKDVTAKCYGGDISRKRKLLEKQKAGKKRMKTVGNVDIPQTAFLAVLKSEQK; translated from the coding sequence ATGAATAATATTAGAAACTTTAGCATAATTGCGCATATTGACCACGGCAAATCGACCCTCGCAGACAGGATGATTCAATTTTGCAATCTGGTTTCTGATCGGGAATTCAAGGATCAGCTTCTCGACAATATGGAGATTGAGCGAGAACGTGGAATTACCATTAAGAGCCAAACAATCTGTTTGCCGTACACCGCCAAAGATGGTCAAGAATATTATCTGAACCTAGTCGATACCCCAGGACACGTTGATTTCAGCTATGAAGTATCCAGAGCGCTCAGCTCTTGTGAAGGGGCCTTGCTGCTCATAGACGCTGCTCAAGGCGTAGAGGCGCAAACCCTGGCAAATCTCTATTTGGCTATGGAAAACGATCTGGAAATCATCCCAGTTATCAATAAGATTGATTTGCCCTCCGCAGAGCCCGAAAAAATCGCTCTTCAGATAGAAGAGGATCTCGGTCTGGACAGCGAACTCGTACAATTTTGCTCGGCTAAATTAGGGACTGGAATTCCGCAGCTATTTGAAACCATTGTTACAAAACTTCCGGCCCCCAAAGGTGATGCGAATGCTCCACTGCAGGCGCTTATTTTTGATGCTAATTACGACTCGTTTCGGGGAACACTGATTTCCGTGCGAATAATCAACGGCACTGTTAAAACCGGAGACGTTATTCGTTTCATGGCTAACGGCCGCGAATACAAGGTCGATGAGGTCGGCTTTTTTAAATTGCATAAAGAACCGCAAAAACAGCTTTCCGCAGGACAGGTCGGATATATTCTGGCAGGAATTAAAACGGTTCAAGATACTCGGCCAGGAGATACGATAACCCTGCGGGATGCTCCTGCCTCGGCTCCACTTCCAGGATTCAAAGAAGTTCAACAAGTGGTCTTTTCATCAATTTATCCAATCGACACCGATGAATACGAAGATCTTGCAACAGCTCTTGAAAAGCTTAAGCTAAATGATGCCGCCCTCATCTTTGAAAAAGATTCTTCGGCGGCCCTCGGTTTTGGTTTCCGATGCGGCTTCTTAGGCTTATTGCATCTTGAAGTCATCCAGGAACGACTCGAACGTGAATTTGATATCTCTCTCATCCTGACCGTACCTTCGGTGCAGTACATTTTTCACCTGGCGGATGGAAGTATCAAACATGTCGACAACCCAGCCCATTTCCCCGATCCTAGTCATATTGCCAAGGTCGAAGAGCCCTTTATCAAAGCCACAATTCTCATCCCAGAAAAGTACATGGGAGTGGTGATGACCCTTTGCATGGATCGGCGTGGTGAGAACACCAGTTTCCACTACCCAACACCGGGAAGGATAGAACTCCAATGCGAATTGCCTCTGGCGGAGGTTATTTATGACTTTTATGACCGATTAAAGTCACTTACACAGGGCTACGGGTCATTCAACTATGACATGCTGGACTATCGCAAAAGCGACTTAGTCAAGCTCGACATCCTTGTAAATGGTGAAATCGTCGATGCTCTCTCGCAACTGGTGCACCGAACTAATTCAAGGGCCAGAGGTCTCCACGCCTGCGAGATGCTCAAAGAAGAAATTCCCCGACAGATGTTCAAGATAGCTATTCAAGCAGCAATCGGCGGCAATATAATAGCCAGAACAACCGTGTCTGCACTTCGAAAGGACGTTACCGCCAAATGTTATGGTGGCGATATATCCAGAAAGCGCAAGTTGCTGGAAAAACAAAAGGCAGGAAAAAAACGTATGAAAACCGTAGGCAACGTTGATATCCCCCAGACTGCCTTCCTTGCTGTCCTGAAATCGGAACAAAAGTAA
- a CDS encoding DMT family transporter — protein sequence MNNQKKAYICALITVGLWSTIATASKLSLRHLSPAELLMYASVVSCFVLFLVLILQKKLQDLLALSRKDWLLSLLFGSLNPFLYYLILFKAYDLLPAQQAQIINYTWAITLSILSIPLLGQRVGRMQWLAIAVSYAGVLVIATRGNLLDLHFDNPLGVGLALLSTVIWALYWILNTRDKRQPVIGLFLNFICAVPLITGYVLFTEGFRTVALAGLMGAVYIGVFEMGVSFVLWLMALKYSDNTAKIANLIFIAPITSLFLIRFLVGEEIYFSTVVGLVLVLGGLVLQSVFVTKKS from the coding sequence ATGAATAATCAAAAAAAAGCATATATTTGTGCGCTGATTACTGTTGGATTGTGGTCGACGATCGCCACCGCCAGTAAACTGAGTCTGCGGCACCTCAGTCCCGCTGAGCTCCTTATGTACGCATCTGTTGTTTCCTGTTTTGTCCTGTTTTTGGTGCTTATTCTGCAAAAGAAATTACAGGATCTACTGGCTTTGAGTAGGAAGGATTGGTTGCTGTCGTTGCTGTTTGGGAGCTTGAATCCCTTTCTTTATTATCTCATTCTTTTTAAGGCATATGACCTCCTACCTGCCCAACAAGCACAGATAATAAATTATACCTGGGCGATAACCCTAAGTATTCTGTCAATCCCACTTCTTGGACAACGGGTAGGGAGGATGCAATGGCTAGCTATAGCAGTGAGTTATGCCGGTGTGCTGGTTATTGCTACACGAGGAAATTTGCTCGATTTGCATTTTGATAATCCATTAGGCGTTGGGTTGGCTCTTTTGTCGACCGTAATTTGGGCGCTTTACTGGATTTTGAATACTCGGGATAAGAGACAGCCGGTGATTGGGCTGTTTCTAAATTTTATTTGCGCGGTTCCGTTGATCACGGGGTATGTGCTATTTACCGAAGGTTTTCGTACAGTTGCCCTGGCTGGCTTAATGGGAGCTGTGTATATTGGGGTTTTCGAAATGGGGGTTTCTTTTGTGCTTTGGTTAATGGCTCTAAAATACTCCGATAATACGGCAAAGATTGCCAACTTAATTTTTATTGCCCCCATTACCTCTCTTTTCCTCATTCGTTTTCTGGTAGGCGAGGAGATATATTTCTCAACCGTGGTGGGGTTGGTATTGGTCCTGGGGGGATTGGTTCTGCAATCGGTGTTCGTCACTAAAAAATCATAA
- a CDS encoding FapA family protein, translating into MSDKPAVTGDSSEKKKYLEPTFHFLTQLLKIGDDYTTDKIPVTELVNGGQLLADFPNFHRFAAKGFAKTPLEPGDFTQFSEDQDAIIAIVPGYPRVTKVRHGDSPDPVTVISIEPLFKISPNNMQVTLIIHPMLDEGHSLLNEDLEALMAEQKIVFGIDQEAIANAKAFLQSGEKEFNSFIIARGQDVGNSSNAYLRYDMEIGPIAGKLLEDGSIDFRERRIMVGVHAGQCIATKIPAIQGAPGINIYGEETPAPPGKDIKINVLNDVKFSKETMQVTATKNGVLSIVNNNVIKVCSHQVLLGDIDFETGNVESMNCLTIRGSVQPGFKVSVSGDLEISGEVSSAKITCHGNMVVKGGITGKNSLLETNGDADISFIEQGTLKCGGMIVIRKQAYFSYITAGHDIRCHQSSKVMGGNLISEGNVTIGDVGSPNCAPAFIAAGVIAERVQHFNTLKTSIIDQQDAIIRWLQRYHGSSTSKKVKGMEKDLADTKLLLLRLNMIPGTGIYSKAGGPEDNITELTEEYDSSGGIAIEKIKIDVTGTIFADTKIQIGNCMMVIEKTVSSRQFKLHPNKRSILSVPLKK; encoded by the coding sequence ATGAGCGACAAACCTGCAGTTACTGGTGATAGCAGTGAAAAGAAAAAATATCTCGAGCCTACTTTTCATTTTCTCACCCAACTATTAAAAATCGGAGACGATTACACAACCGACAAAATTCCTGTTACTGAATTGGTCAATGGAGGGCAACTGCTTGCCGATTTCCCTAACTTCCATAGATTTGCGGCAAAAGGTTTTGCGAAGACCCCTCTCGAACCAGGTGATTTCACACAATTTTCAGAAGATCAAGATGCGATTATTGCGATAGTCCCTGGTTATCCACGGGTAACAAAGGTCCGTCACGGCGACAGCCCCGATCCTGTAACGGTCATTTCTATTGAGCCCCTTTTCAAAATCTCTCCTAACAACATGCAAGTCACCCTTATCATCCACCCGATGTTGGATGAAGGACATTCTTTATTAAATGAAGATCTTGAAGCCCTTATGGCAGAGCAAAAGATTGTTTTCGGTATCGATCAAGAAGCAATAGCAAATGCAAAAGCCTTTTTACAAAGTGGTGAAAAGGAATTTAACAGCTTCATTATCGCCCGTGGTCAGGATGTCGGTAACAGTTCAAACGCCTATCTCAGATATGACATGGAAATTGGACCTATTGCCGGAAAACTTCTTGAAGACGGTTCTATCGACTTCCGTGAAAGGCGTATAATGGTTGGCGTTCACGCCGGACAGTGTATCGCCACGAAAATTCCTGCAATTCAGGGCGCTCCGGGCATTAATATATACGGCGAGGAAACGCCGGCACCGCCTGGAAAAGATATAAAAATCAATGTACTGAATGATGTAAAATTCTCAAAAGAAACCATGCAGGTCACTGCCACCAAAAATGGCGTACTCTCGATCGTTAACAACAATGTCATCAAGGTGTGTTCCCATCAAGTATTGCTGGGCGATATCGACTTCGAGACTGGTAACGTCGAGAGTATGAACTGCCTAACCATAAGGGGATCCGTTCAACCTGGGTTCAAGGTCTCGGTTAGCGGTGATTTAGAAATTTCAGGAGAAGTTTCCTCAGCAAAAATTACCTGCCATGGAAACATGGTCGTCAAAGGGGGGATTACCGGAAAAAACAGTCTGCTCGAAACGAACGGGGACGCCGACATTAGTTTTATCGAACAGGGCACTCTCAAGTGCGGTGGAATGATCGTTATTCGAAAACAGGCGTATTTTAGTTATATTACTGCCGGTCACGATATCCGTTGTCACCAATCAAGCAAAGTCATGGGTGGCAATTTAATTTCGGAAGGAAATGTCACCATTGGCGATGTTGGTTCCCCCAATTGTGCCCCGGCATTTATTGCCGCAGGTGTAATTGCTGAGCGTGTGCAGCATTTCAACACCCTGAAAACGAGCATCATAGACCAGCAGGATGCAATTATTCGCTGGCTGCAGCGATATCATGGCAGCTCAACCTCCAAAAAAGTCAAAGGCATGGAAAAAGACCTTGCCGATACCAAGCTTCTTTTGTTGCGATTGAATATGATTCCAGGAACGGGTATCTATTCCAAGGCAGGTGGACCAGAAGACAACATAACTGAGCTCACCGAGGAATACGATAGTTCAGGCGGGATAGCTATTGAGAAAATCAAAATAGATGTAACCGGCACCATCTTTGCCGACACCAAAATCCAGATTGGCAATTGTATGATGGTTATTGAAAAAACCGTATCATCAAGGCAATTTAAATTGCATCCAAATAAACGGAGTATCCTCTCGGTGCCTCTGAAAAAATAG
- a CDS encoding glycosyltransferase: protein MTSTKPLITVIIPAYNHQRFIGAAVDSVLQQTLSDLELIVIDDGSTDNTGEIVKGYSDTRLTYLHQENKDAYNTINRGLSLAKGKYIAILNSDDVYALNRLERLLKESEKRKAECIFSDVIPISDVGDEYTDPQFGWNVWHRKNRAWYFDCRDIYAAFLKGNFMVTTSNLFMTAQAMRTVGNFCSLRYLHDYDYIFRMMLAFPDGVQYLDGEKLLYYRIHSGNTLGEAAITGRIQDQELIMKYMAAKVPESCEKYIYAGAERLIELGNELHEVKRILEPQRLLGVRPAFKELMKSLKVWISKKTR, encoded by the coding sequence ATGACTTCAACCAAACCACTTATAACGGTCATCATCCCGGCATACAATCATCAACGATTCATCGGGGCCGCAGTTGACAGTGTTCTGCAGCAAACCCTATCTGACCTTGAACTGATTGTTATTGATGACGGTTCTACCGATAATACTGGCGAGATCGTAAAAGGCTATTCCGATACGCGTCTGACCTATCTTCATCAAGAAAACAAGGATGCCTACAACACAATCAATCGTGGTTTGTCCCTGGCAAAAGGTAAATACATTGCCATTTTGAATTCGGATGATGTCTATGCGTTGAATCGTTTGGAAAGGCTCCTTAAGGAAAGCGAGAAGCGAAAGGCAGAATGCATTTTCTCGGATGTCATACCCATTTCCGATGTTGGTGATGAATACACCGATCCTCAATTTGGCTGGAATGTCTGGCACCGGAAAAACAGAGCCTGGTATTTTGACTGTCGAGATATCTATGCGGCATTTTTGAAAGGTAACTTTATGGTGACGACATCGAATCTATTTATGACTGCCCAGGCGATGCGGACTGTTGGTAATTTTTGTTCTTTAAGATATCTGCATGACTACGATTACATATTCAGAATGATGCTCGCCTTTCCTGATGGGGTGCAGTATCTCGATGGGGAGAAACTTCTGTATTACCGTATTCATTCGGGAAATACCCTGGGTGAAGCTGCCATAACCGGGAGGATACAGGATCAGGAGCTTATTATGAAATACATGGCAGCTAAGGTTCCAGAATCCTGTGAAAAATATATTTATGCCGGTGCCGAGCGGTTAATTGAGCTTGGCAATGAGCTGCATGAGGTAAAGAGAATTCTTGAACCACAGCGGCTATTAGGTGTACGTCCAGCCTTCAAGGAATTGATGAAGAGTTTGAAGGTATGGATCTCAAAAAAAACCAGATAG
- a CDS encoding Crp/Fnr family transcriptional regulator, with protein MDKKQIIGTSLLFGGLPSQQLEDIAAIAVEKTFQRGESIFFEGDKGIGFYMVGEGRVKIFKVSPAGKEHILHIFGEGEPFGEVPVFYGQPFPASAEALVKTKTIFFPRDRFVQLVEVNPSISLNMLAVLSMRLRRFASQIESLSLKEVPARLANYLVYLSSEQGEKDVVELDISKGQLASLLGTIPETLSRIFAKMSEEGLIKVNGRTIHLLDKEALSEKE; from the coding sequence ATGGATAAAAAACAGATCATAGGGACGAGTTTGCTTTTTGGCGGACTCCCTTCCCAACAGCTTGAAGATATTGCAGCAATAGCTGTCGAGAAAACCTTTCAAAGAGGGGAATCAATTTTTTTTGAAGGTGACAAAGGCATTGGTTTCTATATGGTTGGTGAGGGGAGGGTCAAGATTTTCAAGGTGTCGCCGGCCGGTAAAGAACATATTCTCCATATTTTTGGGGAAGGGGAGCCTTTTGGTGAGGTTCCGGTCTTTTACGGTCAACCGTTTCCTGCCAGCGCTGAGGCGCTGGTGAAGACCAAAACCATATTCTTTCCTCGTGACCGCTTTGTCCAACTGGTCGAAGTGAACCCTTCAATTTCTCTGAATATGTTGGCGGTATTGTCGATGCGGCTGCGGCGATTCGCCAGCCAAATCGAGAGCCTGTCGCTAAAAGAAGTACCGGCGCGGTTAGCTAATTATCTTGTGTATTTAAGCAGTGAGCAAGGGGAAAAGGATGTCGTTGAACTCGACATTTCAAAAGGACAACTGGCAAGTCTTTTAGGCACTATTCCAGAAACCTTATCAAGAATCTTTGCCAAGATGAGTGAAGAGGGGTTGATCAAGGTAAACGGGAGAACGATTCACCTCCTTGATAAAGAGGCGTTAAGTGAGAAGGAGTAG
- the dinB gene encoding DNA polymerase IV: MIPPRKIIHIDMDAFFASIEQRDNPSFRGQPLIVGGKPASRGVVAACSYEARTFGIHSAMPCSKAARLCPAAIFTPPRMERYLEVSRQLMEIFHQYTNLVEPLSVDEAFLDVTGFGADSSATLLAKDICMKIQQDLHLTASAGISFNKFLAKVASGFNKPNGLTTIAPEHAQQFLDSLPIRKFFGVGQVTERKMRQMGIHNGHDLRQWQAEKLVFHFGKIGSFLYTMVRGIDDRPVEPARIRKSIGAETTLPHDTTDLTEIHIILYDLAGEIEKSLAKKKKAGFTLTLKVRYKNFATITRSITIRNAMSSADDILPLLPGLLSATQAGILAIRLLGLCVSKLTDKNNLPRQLKLPFKNR, translated from the coding sequence ATGATACCTCCACGAAAAATCATTCATATCGATATGGACGCATTTTTTGCCTCCATCGAGCAAAGAGACAATCCCTCTTTCCGGGGGCAACCTCTCATCGTAGGAGGTAAACCGGCTAGCCGGGGAGTAGTCGCTGCTTGCTCCTATGAAGCTCGCACATTCGGTATACATTCGGCGATGCCTTGCTCAAAGGCAGCACGGTTGTGCCCTGCAGCTATCTTCACCCCTCCCCGAATGGAAAGATATCTGGAGGTTTCCAGACAACTCATGGAGATTTTTCATCAATACACAAACCTTGTCGAACCGCTTTCTGTTGATGAGGCCTTTCTCGACGTGACAGGCTTTGGTGCCGACTCTTCAGCAACTCTCCTGGCAAAAGATATTTGTATGAAAATACAGCAAGATCTGCATTTGACGGCATCTGCGGGAATTTCTTTTAACAAATTTTTGGCAAAGGTGGCTTCCGGCTTCAATAAACCAAACGGCCTGACCACCATTGCACCGGAACATGCACAGCAATTTCTTGATTCACTACCGATCCGTAAATTTTTTGGCGTCGGCCAGGTAACCGAAAGGAAGATGCGCCAAATGGGTATCCATAACGGCCATGATCTTCGTCAGTGGCAGGCAGAAAAGTTGGTCTTCCATTTTGGCAAGATCGGGTCTTTTCTTTATACGATGGTCCGTGGCATAGATGATCGTCCGGTCGAACCGGCAAGAATCCGCAAATCGATTGGCGCTGAAACCACCCTCCCTCACGACACCACTGATCTTACTGAAATACATATAATCTTATACGATCTCGCCGGTGAAATAGAAAAATCATTAGCAAAGAAAAAAAAAGCCGGTTTTACCCTGACGTTAAAGGTGAGATATAAAAATTTTGCAACAATTACCAGATCTATAACCATCCGAAATGCTATGAGTTCTGCCGACGACATCCTTCCTCTCCTGCCCGGTCTCCTCTCTGCTACCCAAGCGGGAATTCTGGCAATTCGCCTCCTCGGCCTCTGTGTATCAAAACTTACCGACAAAAACAATCTGCCCCGCCAGTTGAAATTACCGTTCAAAAACCGATAG
- the sppA gene encoding signal peptide peptidase SppA, whose product MKDLILAILNIFKYVGKIFTFIRNLFFNTLLFAALAIFLLTFIPKEVAHIPVQSILRLDIYGDIVEEKQMVSSIEQVLGDSVDPESTPAETVLQDILDIIDSAATDNRITALLLNLKHMDSAGLNQLQMIGQALVKFRKTGKTVVAAEDYYTQAQYYLASYADKIFLNPMGGVDIHGFGVYRLYFKEAMEKLAINYNIFKVGSYKSALEPFTRNDMSPEDRKQNDIWLSALWKVYKNDIIQQRKLSQETLDNYTANITQSLQNTKGDTAQLALQTGLVDQLATREDVTKHLTTLAKAVHNEPPLVASSEYLSTITPSYGQIDWQGDKIGLIIAEGNILPGKQPPGVIGGDSLATLIKKAREDKQIKGLVLRINSGGGSAFASEIIRQELLLFQKKGKPVVVSMGAVAASGGYWIAADADEIWASEATITGSIGIFGAIPTFEKTLSSLGIHSDGTGTTPLAAGLDLTQPLPESLKGAIQLAIAYSYDQFLQIVATGREIEKARVAELAEGRVYDGKAALSHGLVDKLGSIDEAVEAAAKLADITDYSTEYIRSAPTVKEQLLQFFTTHIGSLISVFAAHENSLLNKINKIMADKFDELAFLDDPRGIYAHCLIKLTF is encoded by the coding sequence ATGAAAGATCTCATTCTGGCAATCCTGAATATCTTTAAATATGTTGGCAAAATATTCACATTTATCAGAAATCTTTTCTTCAACACCTTGCTCTTTGCAGCATTGGCGATATTCTTGCTCACCTTTATCCCAAAAGAGGTAGCGCACATCCCTGTGCAAAGCATTCTTCGGCTTGATATATATGGTGATATCGTCGAGGAAAAACAGATGGTTAGCTCAATTGAACAAGTCCTCGGAGATTCTGTTGATCCGGAATCGACCCCAGCGGAAACCGTCCTGCAGGATATTCTTGATATCATCGACAGTGCCGCAACTGACAACCGAATTACTGCCCTATTGCTCAACCTTAAGCATATGGACAGTGCCGGCCTGAACCAGTTGCAGATGATCGGCCAGGCCTTGGTCAAATTCAGAAAAACGGGCAAGACCGTTGTTGCCGCCGAAGACTACTACACGCAAGCACAGTATTATTTAGCATCCTATGCCGACAAAATTTTCCTGAACCCGATGGGTGGTGTAGATATCCACGGATTTGGCGTATATCGCCTCTACTTTAAAGAGGCAATGGAAAAACTGGCCATCAATTACAACATTTTCAAGGTCGGCTCCTATAAATCGGCACTGGAGCCATTCACCAGGAACGACATGTCACCGGAGGATCGCAAGCAAAATGACATCTGGCTTTCAGCCCTCTGGAAGGTTTACAAGAATGACATCATCCAACAGCGAAAATTATCGCAGGAAACCCTTGATAACTATACTGCCAATATTACCCAATCCCTGCAAAACACCAAGGGTGATACAGCACAACTCGCTCTCCAAACAGGTTTGGTTGACCAGCTGGCAACCAGAGAAGATGTCACCAAACACCTGACCACTTTGGCAAAAGCTGTCCATAATGAACCGCCCTTGGTTGCTTCATCTGAGTACCTGAGCACCATCACCCCTTCCTACGGACAAATCGACTGGCAAGGCGATAAAATTGGCCTTATCATCGCTGAGGGCAATATCCTTCCTGGCAAACAGCCGCCGGGTGTTATTGGCGGCGATTCTCTGGCGACACTGATCAAAAAAGCTCGTGAAGACAAGCAGATTAAAGGGCTTGTTCTGCGAATAAATTCTGGTGGTGGCTCTGCATTTGCTTCTGAGATTATTCGCCAGGAATTATTACTGTTTCAGAAGAAGGGCAAACCGGTAGTAGTTTCAATGGGGGCTGTTGCTGCCTCCGGTGGCTACTGGATTGCCGCCGATGCAGACGAAATTTGGGCCTCCGAAGCAACCATTACCGGCTCGATAGGCATTTTCGGGGCTATACCAACCTTTGAGAAAACCCTCTCTTCCCTTGGTATACATAGCGACGGCACCGGAACCACCCCGCTTGCGGCAGGTCTCGATCTTACCCAGCCCCTGCCGGAATCACTCAAAGGCGCTATCCAGTTAGCAATTGCTTATAGTTACGATCAATTCTTACAAATCGTCGCCACCGGCCGAGAGATCGAGAAAGCTCGGGTCGCCGAGCTAGCCGAGGGCCGGGTATATGATGGCAAAGCGGCCTTGTCTCATGGCCTCGTTGACAAGCTAGGCTCCATCGATGAGGCCGTTGAGGCGGCGGCCAAATTAGCTGATATTACCGACTATAGTACCGAGTACATACGCTCTGCACCAACTGTCAAGGAGCAGCTGCTGCAATTCTTTACAACTCATATCGGGTCACTAATCTCCGTCTTTGCTGCCCATGAAAATTCACTGCTCAATAAGATCAATAAAATAATGGCAGACAAGTTTGACGAGCTAGCTTTCCTCGATGATCCCCGCGGAATTTATGCGCACTGTCTCATAAAACTGACATTCTGA